From Vicinamibacterales bacterium:
CGGTCGGGGCGGACCTCTCCGATCCGCAGGATGCGGCGCTCAATGCGGCGGCGAGAGACAGGTAGAGCGGCGAGCGAGCCGGGGACATGAACGTTAAGACGCGCGAGCGCGCGAAATCAGTTCAGCTCAGCCTCGAGCGGTCACTCGTTCGGCCTGCGGCCGAGCGCACCTTTCAGCTTGTCGGCAAGCGATGATCCGAACGACTCCGGCGCCGCGGCCTCCGCCCGCTGGGAGTACTCGCGCACTTGGTCGGCCTCACGGGCCGCGTCGACCGCCTTGATGCTGAGACGCAGGCGATGGTTCGCGGCATCGATTTCCTGGATCATCACCTGGACGGTGCTGCCGGCCGGCAGCGCCCGCGCGACGTCGGCGGTCTTTGGCACACCGGTCTCCGCGAGCGGGATCAAACCGGTGAGGCCGGGAGCGAGCGAGACGAAGACCCCGAACTTCTCGTGGCGCTCGACGGTGGCGGCGTGCACCTGTCCGGCGGCATACGTGTCGGACGCCTTCGACCACGGATCGTCGCTCAACTGTTTGAGGCCGAGCGCGATCTTCTGCTTCTCGCTCTCGCCCGGATCGACGCGCAGCACCTTGACGGTGATCTCGTCCCCCACCTTCACGACCTGCGAAGGATCCGTCACGCGCGACCATCCCATCTCCGACACGTGCAGAAGCCCCTGGACGCCGCCGCCGAGCTCGACGAACGCGCCGAACTCGCGCACGGAGGCGACGCGGCCCGTCAGGATCGCACCGGGCACGATCGACTGGCGGATCTCGGCGGCACGCGCCTTCTGCTCCTCCTCGAGCACGGCGCGCCGGGAGACGATCAGGTTCCTGCCGCCCTCCTTGAACTCGGTGATGCGGAAGGCGTAGATCCTGCCGATGTGCGCGGCGGGCTCGGTGCGCACCGTATCGATCTGGGAAAACGGGCAGAACGCGCGCTGCCGCGCGATCCGCACCTCGTAGCCGCCTTTCACTTCCTGCTCGACCTTGCCTTCGACCGGCAGGCGGGCGCGGAAGGCGTCCTCGAGCTGCCGCACGGTCGCCGCGCCGCGAGCCAGCCTGCGTGAGAGCTGCAGCCCGCCCTCCGCGGATACGACGACCGCCTGAATGCGATCGCCGACGGCGGCCTCGAGCGCGCCGTTCTCGTCCTTCAGCTCGTCGACGTCGATCTGCGCTTCTCCCTTGCCGCCGACGTCGACGAACGCCACTTCGGGACCGATGGCGACGATGGTCCCTTCCAGCGTCTGTCCTTCCCTGAAGCGCCTCGCCTTGATCGAGGCCTCGAACAATGCGGCGAAATCCTCCGTCGAGTCGTTCACGGCGTACTCCTGTTCTCCGCGGTCGGGCGGGGGTAGCCGCCGGCGAGCAGCGCCGTTCCCAGCAGCACGAGGGCGGCCGATCCGTACGCCGCTCCCTCGCCGAGGAACTGCAGCGCGCCGTTGCCCCAGATCGGCCCGAGCGTGCGGCCGAGACTCTCCAGCGCGCCGGCCGCCCC
This genomic window contains:
- a CDS encoding S1 RNA-binding domain-containing protein, whose translation is MNDSTEDFAALFEASIKARRFREGQTLEGTIVAIGPEVAFVDVGGKGEAQIDVDELKDENGALEAAVGDRIQAVVVSAEGGLQLSRRLARGAATVRQLEDAFRARLPVEGKVEQEVKGGYEVRIARQRAFCPFSQIDTVRTEPAAHIGRIYAFRITEFKEGGRNLIVSRRAVLEEEQKARAAEIRQSIVPGAILTGRVASVREFGAFVELGGGVQGLLHVSEMGWSRVTDPSQVVKVGDEITVKVLRVDPGESEKQKIALGLKQLSDDPWSKASDTYAAGQVHAATVERHEKFGVFVSLAPGLTGLIPLAETGVPKTADVARALPAGSTVQVMIQEIDAANHRLRLSIKAVDAAREADQVREYSQRAEAAAPESFGSSLADKLKGALGRRPNE